The following proteins are encoded in a genomic region of Halomicrobium zhouii:
- a CDS encoding sulfurtransferase TusA family protein, translating into MSAEFDITETLDVKGASCPMPVVKTKSAIDELAEGEVLEVLATDSGSMSDIDGWAQGTNGVELLDQVEDGDVYRHYVEKTA; encoded by the coding sequence ATGAGTGCAGAATTCGACATCACGGAGACGCTCGACGTCAAAGGTGCATCGTGTCCCATGCCGGTCGTCAAGACGAAGTCCGCCATCGACGAGCTCGCGGAAGGCGAGGTCCTCGAGGTACTGGCGACAGACTCCGGTAGCATGAGCGACATCGACGGCTGGGCCCAGGGGACGAACGGCGTCGAACTCCTCGACCAGGTCGAGGACGGCGACGTCTACAGACACTACGTGGAGAAGACGGCGTAA
- a CDS encoding YeeE/YedE family protein has product MTQDRHPLFMPLILVGGVIFGFGLGFSQMARPEVVLDFLQFEDFGLLFVMFGAAIVSGIAFAVMPRIRDSAPLTGDRYERRLKPFDRNVLVGGAIFGVGWGLSGICPGAAYASLGTGNVAILWALAGMFLGAYLQGRWRSRAATGEPTPAGAD; this is encoded by the coding sequence ATGACTCAGGATCGTCATCCGCTGTTCATGCCGCTGATACTCGTCGGCGGCGTGATCTTCGGCTTCGGGCTCGGCTTCAGCCAGATGGCCCGGCCGGAGGTCGTGCTGGACTTCCTCCAGTTCGAAGACTTCGGCTTGCTGTTCGTCATGTTCGGCGCGGCCATCGTCTCCGGCATCGCCTTCGCAGTGATGCCCCGGATACGCGACAGCGCCCCGCTGACCGGCGACCGCTACGAACGCCGGCTGAAACCCTTCGACCGGAACGTCCTCGTCGGCGGCGCCATCTTCGGCGTCGGCTGGGGGCTGTCGGGCATCTGCCCCGGCGCCGCCTACGCCAGCCTCGGCACCGGCAACGTCGCCATCCTCTGGGCGCTCGCCGGGATGTTCCTCGGCGCGTACCTCCAGGGTCGCTGGCGGAGTCGGGCGGCCACCGGCGAGCCCACGCCAGCGGGCGCGGACTAA
- a CDS encoding YeeE/YedE family protein has translation MIEPVPLQLTAELFPNGVSRYAVGGLLVGLGAVVIYLGTGIAAGASTFLESTLSYVSDQSRFQQYVSSRDWRVVFTLGIVLGAAVFALTFQSGLVTSSLYQPGTTGQLYDVAGVTLWMTDVQPWRLFLGGILVGIGTRVGKGCTSGHGVCGVGSASKTSIVGVITFLTVAIGTAQVVAALGVSP, from the coding sequence GTGATCGAACCAGTCCCACTGCAACTGACCGCCGAGCTGTTCCCGAACGGGGTCAGTCGCTACGCCGTCGGTGGGTTACTCGTCGGCCTCGGTGCCGTCGTCATCTACCTCGGGACGGGGATCGCCGCCGGGGCGAGCACCTTCCTCGAGTCGACGCTGTCGTACGTCTCCGACCAGTCCCGGTTCCAGCAGTACGTCTCCTCGCGCGACTGGCGCGTCGTCTTCACGCTCGGCATCGTCCTCGGCGCCGCGGTGTTCGCGCTGACGTTCCAGTCCGGCCTGGTGACGAGTTCGCTCTACCAGCCGGGGACGACCGGACAGCTCTACGACGTCGCCGGCGTCACCCTCTGGATGACCGACGTCCAGCCCTGGCGCCTGTTCCTGGGCGGCATCCTCGTCGGCATCGGCACCCGGGTCGGCAAGGGCTGTACGTCCGGACACGGCGTCTGCGGCGTCGGATCGGCTTCGAAGACGTCCATCGTCGGCGTGATCACGTTCCTGACGGTGGCCATCGGGACGGCCCAGGTCGTCGCTGCACTGGGGGTGAGTCCGTAG
- a CDS encoding aminotransferase class V-fold PLP-dependent enzyme, producing the protein MNPTELRADVPALQDDVYLNFGAHGPSPRYVVDAADEFVQRHEYHSPVRDDPYETAFDAFDRTRETVASFVGAEPDEIALTESTTGGINALANAIDWQPGDVVVRTDVEHPAGILPWQRLEREGVEVRVVETAAGRVDRDAFADAVADARLACFSAVTWTHGTRLPVADLVDLAHDAGALALVDAVQVPGQLSMDVGEWGADAVAAAGHKWLLGLWGGGFLYVDREVAEGLEPRAVGYRSVETPTADPFEYAAGARRFEVGSANPAPHVALGEAVNAIDEVGLGRIEDRIHRLASRLVDGVPADRVLSPSTPESGLVTIDVDDPAATVERLAADDIVVRDLPWPNAVRASVHAVNTEGDVDRLLDGLTPEF; encoded by the coding sequence ATGAACCCCACAGAACTCCGCGCGGACGTTCCCGCGCTCCAGGATGACGTCTACCTCAACTTCGGGGCCCACGGCCCCAGTCCGCGGTACGTCGTCGACGCCGCCGACGAGTTCGTCCAGCGTCACGAGTACCACTCGCCGGTCCGGGACGACCCCTACGAGACGGCCTTCGACGCGTTCGACCGGACGCGCGAGACCGTCGCCTCGTTCGTCGGGGCCGAGCCGGACGAGATCGCACTCACCGAGAGCACCACCGGCGGGATCAACGCGCTCGCGAACGCCATCGACTGGCAGCCCGGCGACGTCGTCGTGCGGACCGACGTCGAGCATCCGGCCGGGATCCTTCCCTGGCAGCGCCTCGAACGGGAGGGCGTCGAGGTGCGCGTCGTCGAGACGGCGGCGGGGCGAGTCGACCGCGACGCGTTCGCGGACGCGGTCGCCGACGCGCGGCTGGCCTGTTTCAGTGCCGTCACGTGGACCCACGGGACCAGGCTCCCCGTCGCGGATCTGGTCGACCTCGCCCACGACGCCGGCGCGCTCGCGCTCGTCGACGCCGTCCAGGTGCCCGGCCAGCTGTCGATGGACGTCGGCGAGTGGGGCGCCGACGCCGTCGCGGCCGCGGGCCATAAGTGGCTCCTCGGGCTCTGGGGCGGCGGGTTCCTCTACGTCGACCGCGAGGTCGCCGAGGGGCTCGAACCCCGGGCCGTCGGCTACCGGAGCGTCGAGACGCCGACGGCGGACCCCTTCGAGTACGCGGCCGGGGCCCGTCGCTTCGAGGTCGGGTCGGCCAACCCCGCGCCGCACGTCGCACTGGGCGAGGCGGTGAACGCCATCGACGAGGTCGGTCTCGGACGCATCGAGGACCGCATTCACCGGCTGGCCTCCCGGCTGGTCGACGGCGTCCCGGCCGACCGGGTGCTCAGCCCGTCGACGCCGGAGTCGGGGCTCGTGACCATCGACGTCGACGATCCGGCGGCGACGGTCGAACGGCTGGCCGCCGACGACATCGTCGTCCGCGACCTCCCGTGGCCGAACGCGGTCCGGGCGTCGGTCCACGCCGTCAACACCGAGGGGGACGTCGACCGGCTGCTCGACGGGCTGACACCGGAGTTCTAG
- a CDS encoding inorganic phosphate transporter, translating to MELAIVGLFVVATVASLFMAWVIGAGSSGATPFAPAVGANAITTMRAAFVVGVFGFAGAVTQGANVSEAVGRGLVGGVSLPATGVIVALAIGAGLMAVGIKTGYPIATAFTVTGAVVGVGLALGGTPVWAKYQQIGAVWALTPFVGGGIAYAIASVLPRADVPERFSVAALAGLVGAVMANVGFSFLGSDGSAGSLVEASQRLLGADGVFVAVGLSVLAAAAIATLVYADIRRDEAGGLRRVLLSLGSLVAFSAGGSQVGLAVGPLLPILDDVGAISPFVVLVGGGVGILVGSWTGAPRMIKSLSQDYSSLGPRRSISALVPAFLIAQLAVFLGVPVSFNEIIVSAIIGSGAAVGGSDALSARKILVTVGAWVGSFALAFALGYGSMAVLRVA from the coding sequence ATGGAACTCGCTATCGTCGGCCTGTTCGTCGTCGCCACAGTCGCGAGTCTGTTCATGGCGTGGGTCATCGGCGCCGGGTCGAGCGGCGCGACGCCGTTCGCGCCCGCCGTCGGGGCCAACGCCATCACGACGATGCGGGCCGCCTTCGTCGTCGGCGTCTTCGGCTTCGCCGGCGCCGTCACCCAGGGCGCGAACGTCTCGGAGGCGGTCGGCCGCGGCCTCGTCGGCGGCGTCAGCCTCCCCGCGACGGGCGTCATCGTCGCGCTGGCCATCGGCGCCGGGCTGATGGCCGTCGGGATCAAGACTGGCTACCCCATCGCGACGGCGTTCACGGTGACCGGCGCGGTCGTCGGCGTCGGCCTCGCACTCGGCGGCACACCGGTCTGGGCGAAGTACCAGCAGATCGGCGCCGTCTGGGCGCTGACGCCGTTCGTCGGCGGCGGGATCGCCTACGCCATCGCCAGCGTCCTCCCCCGGGCGGACGTCCCCGAACGGTTCAGCGTCGCCGCGCTGGCCGGTCTCGTCGGCGCCGTGATGGCGAACGTCGGGTTCTCGTTTCTCGGCTCGGACGGGTCGGCGGGGTCGCTCGTCGAGGCCAGCCAGCGCTTGCTGGGCGCCGACGGCGTGTTCGTCGCCGTTGGCCTGTCGGTGCTGGCGGCAGCCGCCATCGCCACGCTCGTCTACGCGGACATCCGACGGGACGAAGCCGGCGGCCTGCGACGGGTGTTGCTGAGCCTGGGGTCGCTGGTTGCCTTCTCCGCGGGCGGGAGCCAGGTCGGACTGGCCGTCGGGCCGCTGCTGCCCATCCTCGACGACGTCGGTGCGATATCACCGTTCGTCGTCCTCGTCGGTGGCGGGGTCGGCATCCTGGTCGGCTCCTGGACCGGCGCGCCGCGGATGATCAAATCCCTCTCGCAGGACTACTCCTCGCTGGGACCGCGCCGGTCTATCTCCGCGCTCGTCCCGGCGTTTCTCATCGCCCAGCTGGCCGTCTTCCTGGGCGTCCCCGTCTCGTTCAACGAGATCATCGTCAGCGCGATCATCGGGAGCGGCGCCGCGGTCGGGGGCAGCGACGCGCTCAGCGCGCGAAAGATCCTCGTGACCGTCGGCGCGTGGGTCGGTTCGTTCGCCCTGGCGTTCGCACTCGGCTACGGGTCGATGGCCGTCCTGCGAGTCGCCTGA
- a CDS encoding DsrE/DsrF/DrsH-like family protein: protein MSTDTQSSDDDEPLTEAQLQARVEELEDKVATLETDAGDDQKKMTIVATKGSFDMAYPPLILASTAAAFGWEVVVFHTFWGLDILHEENSKNLQLSAVGNPSMPMPNALAALPGMDRMATKMMQKKIDENGTASIEELIELSLDQGVDLQACQMTIELMDYDESEFYDEVTVGVGAATALQHMAESDVQLLI, encoded by the coding sequence ATGAGTACGGACACGCAGTCGTCGGACGACGACGAGCCCCTGACCGAGGCACAGCTCCAGGCCCGCGTCGAGGAACTGGAGGACAAGGTCGCCACGCTCGAGACCGACGCCGGCGACGACCAGAAGAAGATGACCATCGTCGCCACGAAGGGGAGCTTCGACATGGCCTATCCCCCGCTGATCCTCGCCAGCACGGCCGCGGCGTTCGGCTGGGAGGTCGTCGTCTTCCACACCTTCTGGGGGCTCGACATCCTCCACGAGGAGAACTCCAAGAACCTCCAGCTCTCGGCGGTCGGCAACCCGAGCATGCCGATGCCGAACGCGCTCGCCGCGCTCCCGGGGATGGATCGCATGGCGACGAAGATGATGCAGAAGAAGATCGACGAGAACGGCACGGCCAGCATCGAGGAGCTCATCGAACTGTCCCTCGACCAGGGCGTCGACCTCCAGGCCTGCCAGATGACCATCGAACTGATGGACTACGACGAGTCAGAGTTCTACGACGAGGTCACTGTCGGCGTCGGCGCGGCCACCGCGCTCCAGCACATGGCCGAGTCGGACGTCCAGCTCCTCATCTGA
- a CDS encoding HalOD1 output domain-containing protein, with the protein MERPVDRVLAAVAAAEETDLLSLQPPLGDVVDADALNALVSGSQDRAGADVTVQFTYRGHDVTVGPDGDVELQ; encoded by the coding sequence ATGGAACGACCCGTAGATCGCGTCCTCGCCGCGGTCGCCGCGGCCGAGGAGACCGACCTTCTCTCGCTGCAGCCCCCGCTCGGCGACGTCGTCGACGCCGACGCATTGAACGCGCTCGTTTCCGGCAGTCAGGACCGGGCTGGCGCCGACGTCACGGTCCAGTTCACCTACCGCGGCCACGACGTCACCGTCGGCCCGGACGGCGACGTCGAACTGCAGTAA
- a CDS encoding MBL fold metallo-hydrolase, with protein MNPEDFPTPDADVETVQPETLKGRIDAGEDVTLLDARMQSDYEEWRIDGDTVESINAPYFHFLEDEIDDEVLEQIPDDREVTVLCAKGGASEFVAGTLAERGYDVNHLEDGMNGWARIYEAVEVDGYDGAGTLVQYQRPSSGCLGYLLYDDGEAAIVDPLRAFTDRYLADADELGVDLKYALDTHVHADHISGVRDLDDQGVEGVIPEAAVDRGVTYADELTTAADGDTFQVGDATIEAVYTPGHTTGMTSYLLDDSLLATGDGLFVESVARPDLEEGDDGAPEAARMLYESLQERVLSLPDDTLVGGAHFSDSAEPADDGTYTAPIGDLVADMAALTMDEQEFVDLILSDMPPRPANYEDIIATNLGQNAVDDEEAFTLELGPNNCAASQESLAGD; from the coding sequence ATGAATCCAGAAGACTTCCCGACGCCGGACGCGGACGTCGAGACGGTCCAACCGGAAACGCTGAAAGGACGCATCGACGCGGGCGAGGACGTCACGCTCCTCGACGCGCGGATGCAATCCGATTACGAGGAGTGGCGGATCGACGGCGACACCGTCGAGTCGATCAACGCCCCCTACTTCCACTTCCTCGAGGACGAGATCGACGACGAGGTACTCGAACAGATCCCCGACGACCGCGAGGTCACCGTCTTGTGTGCGAAAGGCGGCGCCAGCGAGTTCGTCGCGGGCACGCTCGCGGAACGCGGGTACGACGTCAACCACCTCGAAGACGGCATGAACGGCTGGGCGCGCATCTACGAGGCCGTCGAGGTCGACGGCTACGACGGCGCCGGCACGTTGGTCCAGTACCAGCGCCCCTCCTCGGGCTGTCTGGGCTACCTGCTCTACGACGACGGCGAGGCTGCCATCGTCGACCCGCTGCGCGCGTTTACCGACCGCTACCTCGCCGACGCGGACGAGCTGGGCGTCGACCTGAAGTACGCACTCGACACGCACGTGCACGCGGATCACATCTCTGGAGTGAGAGACCTGGACGACCAGGGAGTCGAGGGCGTCATTCCCGAGGCCGCCGTCGACCGCGGCGTCACCTACGCGGACGAACTGACCACGGCCGCCGACGGCGACACCTTCCAGGTCGGTGACGCGACTATCGAGGCCGTCTACACGCCTGGCCACACGACCGGGATGACCTCCTACCTCCTCGACGACAGCCTCCTCGCCACCGGCGACGGGCTGTTCGTCGAGAGCGTCGCCCGCCCCGACCTCGAAGAGGGTGACGACGGTGCGCCCGAGGCGGCGCGGATGCTCTACGAGTCCCTGCAGGAGCGCGTCCTCTCGCTGCCCGACGACACGCTCGTCGGCGGCGCCCACTTCAGCGACTCGGCAGAACCCGCCGACGACGGCACCTACACCGCGCCCATCGGCGACCTCGTCGCAGACATGGCCGCGCTCACGATGGACGAACAGGAGTTCGTCGACCTGATCCTCTCGGACATGCCGCCACGGCCGGCCAACTACGAGGACATCATCGCGACGAACCTGGGTCAGAACGCCGTCGACGACGAGGAAGCGTTCACGCTCGAACTCGGACCGAACAACTGCGCCGCGAGCCAGGAGTCGCTCGCCGGTGACTGA